A portion of the Pedobacter cryoconitis genome contains these proteins:
- the uvrA gene encoding excinuclease ABC subunit UvrA → MSKNTIDLGEQKDVEVYGARVHNLKNIDISFPRNQLVVITGLSGSGKSSLAFDTIYAEGQRRYMETFSAYSRQFMGGMERPDVDKVSGLSPVIAIEQKTTSKNPRSTVGTITEIYDFMRLLYARTADAFSYNTGEKMERMSEDQILNNIYNKYEGIAVNILAPVVKGRKGHYRELFEQIRKQGYVKVRIDGEIQDMAPKMQVDRYKIHDIEIVVDRLLVDRKDHKRLIDSVQTAMRVGKGIIKISDKENNVSHFSKFLMCPTTGISYDEPQPNSFSFNSPYGACERCDGLGYIFVVDRESVMPNPKLSIMSGGLAPLGEYRDIWMFQVIKALAKKYNFSLSTPIEKLGEENINILLNGSPDLLSVAVEYNKWNVQNYQITFDGIIKLLEEQNEKKGEGAVDDMETFRKLKTCPSCNGARLKKESLHFKVDGKNIFELAEMDINSLKGWFNDLESRLNERQNTIAKEILKEIRTRLGFLTDVGLNYLSLDRTARTLSGGEAQRIRLATQIGSQLMNVMYILDEPSIGLHQRDNERLIGALKNLRDLGNTVLVVEHDKDMILEADYVIDVGPAAGLRGGQIVAQGTPKEILKSGTLTAAYLNGKKEITVPAKRRKGNGHKLSIIKATGHNLKEVSVDFPLGKFIAVTGVSGSGKSSLITETLYPILNHYFFRAKKHPLPYEKINGIKEIDKVIEIDQAPIGRTPRSNPSTYTGVFSDIRNLYVQLPEAKIRGYKPGRFSFNVKGGRCETCQGAGMKVIEMNFLPDVHVPCEECGGRRYNRETLEVRYRGKSISDVLDMSIEDACAFFENMPVIYRKIKTLKDVGLGYITLGQSSTTLSGGEAQRVKLATELSKKDTGKTFYILDEPTTGLHFEDINVLLGVLNELVDKGNTVLVIEHNLDVVKVADWVIDLGEEGGAGGGRIIFEGTPEGLIQNPISLTGKFLKKEMKH, encoded by the coding sequence ATGAGCAAAAATACCATCGATCTGGGTGAACAAAAAGATGTTGAAGTATACGGTGCAAGGGTTCACAACCTTAAAAACATAGATATTTCTTTTCCGCGTAACCAACTGGTTGTGATAACTGGTTTAAGTGGCAGTGGTAAATCATCACTGGCATTTGATACAATTTATGCCGAAGGACAACGTCGCTACATGGAAACTTTCAGCGCCTATTCCCGTCAATTTATGGGAGGCATGGAAAGACCTGATGTAGATAAAGTATCAGGGCTGAGTCCTGTAATTGCCATTGAACAGAAAACTACCAGTAAGAATCCAAGATCAACTGTGGGTACGATCACAGAAATCTATGATTTCATGCGTCTGCTGTACGCCCGTACTGCCGATGCCTTCTCTTACAATACAGGGGAGAAAATGGAAAGGATGAGTGAGGATCAGATTCTGAATAATATTTACAATAAATATGAGGGCATTGCGGTTAATATCCTCGCGCCTGTAGTTAAAGGCCGGAAAGGACATTATCGTGAGTTATTCGAACAAATCCGTAAACAAGGATATGTTAAAGTCCGTATTGATGGAGAAATACAGGATATGGCTCCAAAAATGCAGGTTGACAGGTACAAAATCCACGATATAGAGATTGTTGTAGACCGGTTGCTGGTAGACAGGAAAGATCATAAACGATTAATCGATTCTGTTCAGACGGCTATGCGTGTGGGCAAAGGAATTATTAAAATCAGCGATAAGGAGAATAATGTTTCTCATTTTAGCAAGTTTCTGATGTGCCCTACTACAGGGATTTCTTATGATGAACCACAGCCAAACAGCTTTTCTTTCAATTCACCTTATGGAGCTTGTGAAAGATGTGATGGTTTAGGTTATATCTTCGTGGTAGACAGAGAATCGGTGATGCCTAATCCTAAATTAAGTATCATGAGCGGTGGATTGGCCCCATTGGGTGAATACCGTGATATCTGGATGTTCCAGGTGATTAAAGCACTGGCCAAAAAATACAATTTCTCTCTTTCCACTCCAATTGAGAAATTAGGAGAAGAAAACATAAATATTCTGTTGAATGGTAGCCCTGACTTACTGTCGGTAGCTGTTGAATATAACAAGTGGAATGTGCAGAACTATCAGATTACGTTTGATGGGATTATAAAATTACTGGAAGAACAGAATGAGAAAAAAGGAGAGGGGGCTGTTGATGATATGGAAACGTTCCGTAAACTTAAAACCTGTCCTTCTTGTAATGGCGCAAGGCTGAAAAAAGAAAGTCTTCACTTTAAAGTAGACGGCAAGAATATCTTTGAACTGGCAGAAATGGACATTAATAGCCTTAAAGGTTGGTTTAATGATTTGGAAAGCCGTTTAAATGAAAGACAAAATACAATTGCTAAAGAAATCCTGAAAGAAATCAGAACCAGACTGGGCTTTTTGACCGATGTGGGATTAAATTATCTGTCGTTGGACAGAACAGCAAGAACCCTGTCAGGAGGTGAAGCACAAAGGATCCGCCTGGCTACACAAATCGGCTCACAATTGATGAATGTCATGTATATTCTGGATGAACCAAGTATCGGACTTCACCAGCGTGATAATGAACGTTTAATTGGTGCACTGAAAAATCTGCGTGACCTTGGAAATACGGTATTGGTTGTGGAACATGATAAAGACATGATCCTGGAAGCCGATTACGTTATTGACGTTGGTCCGGCGGCAGGTTTACGCGGAGGACAGATTGTTGCCCAGGGAACACCAAAAGAGATTTTGAAATCAGGAACGCTGACTGCGGCCTATCTGAATGGAAAGAAAGAAATCACTGTTCCTGCTAAAAGAAGAAAAGGAAACGGACATAAATTATCTATCATTAAAGCCACTGGTCATAACCTGAAGGAAGTTTCTGTAGACTTTCCGTTAGGAAAATTTATTGCAGTTACCGGGGTTTCCGGGAGTGGTAAGTCAAGTTTGATCACGGAGACTTTATATCCAATATTAAACCATTATTTCTTCAGAGCGAAAAAACATCCTTTACCTTATGAAAAGATCAATGGGATTAAGGAAATAGATAAAGTTATTGAAATTGATCAGGCGCCGATTGGCAGAACACCAAGATCAAATCCATCTACTTATACCGGGGTTTTCTCTGATATCAGGAACTTGTATGTGCAATTACCAGAAGCCAAAATACGAGGTTATAAACCTGGTCGTTTCTCTTTCAATGTAAAAGGCGGAAGATGTGAAACCTGTCAGGGTGCCGGAATGAAGGTTATCGAAATGAATTTCCTGCCTGATGTGCACGTGCCTTGTGAAGAATGCGGCGGCAGAAGATACAACAGAGAAACACTGGAAGTACGTTACCGTGGTAAGTCGATTAGTGATGTGCTGGATATGAGTATTGAAGATGCTTGTGCATTCTTTGAGAACATGCCAGTGATTTACCGTAAGATAAAGACTTTAAAGGACGTTGGTTTAGGTTATATCACTTTAGGACAATCTTCCACTACCTTATCAGGCGGAGAGGCACAGCGGGTTAAGTTGGCTACTGAATTATCCAAAAAGGATACCGGGAAAACTTTTTATATCCTGGATGAGCCGACAACCGGCCTTCACTTTGAAGATATCAATGTATTGCTGGGCGTATTAAATGAGTTGGTAGATAAAGGAAATACCGTATTAGTCATTGAACATAACCTGGACGTAGTCAAAGTGGCCGACTGGGTAATTGATTTGGGAGAAGAAGGCGGTGCTGGTGGTGGAAGAATCATTTTTGAAGGTACACCCGAAGGTCTGATCCAAAATCCAATCAGTCTGACAGGAAAGTTCCTGAAAAAAGAAATGAAACACTAA
- a CDS encoding lytic transglycosylase domain-containing protein has translation MPQAFKSSKKGLDNTTKSITTTTTIITEEPVNQIAQLNFAEETLPLGDIRVQKKMKKTLAGYNYSNLQTNRLHRMAAEWFPIIEPILAAYGIPNDFKYMPLVESGLQGGMSPKGANGFWQFMPGTARTYGLTVNSEVDERKNLRKSTIAACKYIKELYGVFDSWTLVAAAYNVGDNHMRKQINRQNQDNYFKMKLNRETAGYVYKLISMKEIIRDPSRYGYRESKGVLAMHSGTGTNRE, from the coding sequence ATGCCCCAAGCATTTAAAAGTTCAAAAAAGGGACTTGACAACACGACAAAAAGCATTACCACGACTACCACTATTATCACAGAAGAGCCTGTAAATCAAATAGCTCAGCTGAACTTCGCAGAAGAAACTTTACCTCTGGGTGACATCAGGGTACAGAAAAAAATGAAGAAAACTCTTGCGGGGTATAATTACAGTAACCTCCAGACAAATCGTTTGCACAGAATGGCTGCAGAATGGTTCCCGATTATCGAGCCGATTCTTGCTGCTTATGGGATTCCAAATGATTTTAAATACATGCCTCTTGTAGAGTCTGGTTTACAAGGAGGAATGTCTCCAAAAGGAGCTAATGGATTCTGGCAATTTATGCCGGGTACAGCACGTACTTACGGACTGACAGTAAATTCAGAAGTTGACGAACGTAAGAACTTGCGTAAATCTACTATAGCCGCCTGCAAATACATCAAAGAATTGTATGGTGTTTTTGATAGCTGGACCTTAGTCGCTGCGGCCTATAATGTGGGTGACAACCACATGAGAAAGCAGATCAACAGACAAAATCAAGATAATTATTTCAAAATGAAACTCAATCGGGAAACAGCCGGTTATGTTTACAAACTGATCTCGATGAAAGAAATCATCAGGGATCCTTCCCGGTATGGTTACCGCGAGTCCAAAGGCGTATTGGCGATGCATAGCGGCACCGGTACAAACAGGGAGTAA
- a CDS encoding RNA polymerase sigma factor, protein MAPNKKISLTEEDLVRALKGQETIAIQALYDMYSAALLGVIFRIVQHSEIAEDLLQDTFIKIWHSAAGYDSSKGRLFTWMINIARNLAIDKIRSKDFKNASKNQDLENNVDFIDLQRKVTFNADTLGIKDMVTALKPEFNSVLDMVYFKGYTHVEAAEELNLPLGTVKTRIRMAIMELRKHFN, encoded by the coding sequence TTGGCACCGAATAAAAAAATATCCCTTACAGAAGAAGACCTGGTGCGTGCACTGAAAGGTCAGGAGACAATCGCTATTCAGGCTTTATATGATATGTATTCAGCAGCATTGCTGGGGGTAATTTTCAGGATTGTACAACATTCGGAAATAGCTGAAGATTTATTACAAGACACTTTCATTAAGATCTGGCATTCGGCAGCAGGTTACGACAGTAGCAAAGGCCGTTTATTTACCTGGATGATTAATATTGCCCGTAATCTGGCAATAGATAAAATAAGATCCAAGGACTTTAAAAATGCCAGTAAAAACCAAGACCTTGAAAATAACGTAGATTTCATTGACCTGCAAAGAAAGGTAACTTTCAACGCAGATACATTGGGAATCAAAGACATGGTTACTGCACTTAAACCAGAATTTAATAGTGTATTAGACATGGTTTATTTTAAAGGTTATACCCATGTAGAGGCAGCAGAAGAACTGAATTTACCATTAGGTACGGTTAAAACCCGGATCAGGATGGCTATTATGGAATTAAGAAAGCATTTTAATTAA
- a CDS encoding anti-sigma factor has protein sequence MEDAKAYIETGILELYVLGHLNAQEQREAEEMAAKYPAIKEEITAIEIAMEQYAVKHAIEPTKGLDKQIFEKLGIPDDVVPFHEVPVPKETPAPSHEAKIIPLVADHAASTIRTLRYSLVACVGLLVVSVAALYATHDKLTIANQQIIAMNIDKQKFASTVSFMKDENKDLQEIAAISADPAWTSVKLAGTKISPQANMMVYWHKKGQHVMVDNTKMALPQNDAAHQYQLWAMVDGKPVDLGVFDAKSGPGKLLLTMKEVGHAQAFAVTLEKRGGSPSPTMEKMIAMGGVSI, from the coding sequence GTGGAAGACGCAAAAGCATATATCGAAACAGGCATACTTGAACTTTACGTTCTCGGGCATCTCAATGCTCAGGAACAACGTGAAGCAGAGGAAATGGCGGCAAAGTATCCTGCGATAAAAGAGGAGATTACCGCTATTGAAATTGCTATGGAACAATATGCGGTTAAACATGCTATTGAACCGACTAAAGGACTGGATAAACAAATATTCGAAAAATTAGGCATACCTGATGATGTGGTGCCTTTTCATGAAGTACCTGTTCCAAAGGAAACTCCGGCACCAAGTCACGAAGCTAAAATCATTCCTTTAGTAGCAGATCATGCAGCTTCGACCATCAGAACATTAAGATATTCATTAGTGGCCTGTGTTGGACTATTAGTTGTGAGTGTGGCTGCACTTTATGCGACGCACGATAAGTTAACTATTGCCAATCAGCAGATCATTGCGATGAATATTGACAAACAAAAGTTTGCAAGCACTGTAAGTTTCATGAAAGATGAAAACAAAGATTTACAGGAAATTGCAGCAATTTCTGCAGACCCAGCCTGGACATCGGTAAAGCTTGCAGGAACAAAAATCTCTCCGCAAGCGAACATGATGGTTTACTGGCATAAAAAGGGACAGCATGTCATGGTAGATAATACTAAAATGGCTCTTCCTCAAAATGATGCTGCACACCAATATCAGTTATGGGCTATGGTAGATGGTAAACCAGTAGATCTGGGTGTATTTGATGCCAAATCAGGACCTGGGAAATTATTACTGACAATGAAAGAGGTTGGCCATGCACAGGCTTTTGCTGTTACGCTTGAAAAACGTGGTGGCAGTCCAAGCCCGACTATGGAAAAGATGATTGCTATGGGCGGCGTCTCTATCTAG
- a CDS encoding PepSY-like domain-containing protein codes for MNYKSTILALFFLIGGMASSKAQDIPKKDVPDAVKTVFIKAYPKATDIDWKMKGSNYEAKFDLGKVDHKATYNALGKTISVEKDIPNSQLPAAIAKSIRIKYPKGRIDDVDWINTGGKITYKIDIEGTPDVNVWYSADGKFIKEVAD; via the coding sequence ATGAATTACAAAAGCACAATTTTGGCATTATTCTTCCTGATTGGGGGAATGGCCAGTAGTAAAGCTCAGGATATCCCTAAAAAAGATGTTCCGGATGCAGTGAAAACAGTTTTCATTAAGGCTTACCCAAAAGCAACTGATATAGATTGGAAAATGAAAGGCTCCAACTATGAAGCAAAGTTTGATTTGGGAAAAGTGGATCATAAAGCAACTTACAATGCTTTGGGTAAAACAATATCTGTTGAAAAAGATATTCCCAATTCGCAACTTCCGGCCGCAATAGCAAAAAGTATCCGGATCAAGTATCCTAAAGGACGAATTGATGATGTGGACTGGATTAATACCGGCGGTAAAATCACTTACAAGATTGACATTGAAGGTACGCCAGACGTCAATGTCTGGTACAGCGCTGATGGTAAGTTTATCAAAGAAGTTGCCGACTAA
- a CDS encoding Gfo/Idh/MocA family oxidoreductase, producing the protein MKFITRIILVGIGPHSKRVYLPALTQLKQKFEVEISLAIDVKPEAAKITHYFEKHDYQIKTLFIDPFTGQLPEALRADLNQFVEENNINAVIIATEPSVHHAYAAWALSLKLHILMDKPVSTRENAVSDPAQANGILDDYQQLLQLYNDFQQEKSTIFSINVQRRYHPGFQYVMERIKEVGAATNCPVTAIHSSHSDGQWRLPTEIVLQDYHSYNKGHGKMSHSGYHIFDIVSQFYDASAIAEKTPDDMEVISSLVLPEGFIKQLNEQDYETYFKGDYKQVKIYDDAQLVNIFEDYGEIDATVLVRLLKDGVNMANITINLLHNSFSRRDWVIPGADLYKGNGRVKHEYHNIQQGPFQNIQIHSYQAKDKHQHNNKKDYKVGGNNHFDIYIFRNIGMLGGKHPLEVITMKDLSALHKFDDSKLLTEQAKTAVIAEFLGFIQGDLDKKDLKSNIDSHLNSVKMMSAAYLSHIQQKAAGNLVANI; encoded by the coding sequence ATGAAATTTATTACACGAATAATTTTAGTGGGTATCGGTCCCCATTCAAAACGCGTATATCTCCCTGCACTTACTCAGCTGAAGCAAAAATTCGAAGTCGAAATTTCACTCGCAATTGATGTTAAACCAGAAGCTGCAAAGATTACACATTACTTTGAAAAACATGATTATCAAATCAAGACTCTATTTATTGATCCATTTACAGGACAATTACCAGAAGCTTTAAGGGCTGATCTAAATCAATTTGTTGAAGAGAATAATATAAATGCAGTAATTATTGCCACTGAACCATCAGTTCATCATGCCTATGCAGCATGGGCATTGAGCTTAAAATTGCATATCCTGATGGATAAGCCTGTCAGTACCAGGGAAAATGCAGTTTCAGATCCTGCACAGGCCAATGGGATACTTGATGATTATCAGCAGTTGCTACAGCTTTATAATGACTTTCAACAAGAAAAATCTACTATTTTTTCCATCAATGTGCAGCGCAGATATCACCCTGGTTTCCAGTATGTCATGGAAAGGATCAAGGAGGTGGGGGCAGCGACCAATTGCCCGGTAACAGCAATTCATTCCAGTCATAGCGATGGGCAGTGGCGTTTGCCCACAGAAATAGTACTGCAAGATTATCATTCCTATAATAAAGGCCATGGAAAGATGTCGCATAGTGGGTATCATATATTTGATATTGTCAGCCAGTTTTATGATGCTTCTGCAATAGCGGAGAAAACTCCGGATGACATGGAAGTAATCAGTTCTTTAGTTTTGCCTGAGGGATTTATCAAACAACTCAATGAGCAGGATTATGAAACTTACTTTAAAGGTGATTATAAGCAGGTGAAAATATACGATGACGCGCAGTTGGTGAATATATTTGAAGATTACGGAGAAATTGACGCAACGGTACTGGTACGTCTGTTAAAAGATGGGGTGAACATGGCAAATATTACTATTAATCTATTGCACAACAGCTTTAGCAGAAGAGATTGGGTAATTCCCGGGGCAGATCTTTATAAAGGGAATGGAAGGGTAAAACATGAATATCATAATATTCAGCAAGGCCCTTTTCAAAATATCCAGATTCACTCTTATCAGGCAAAAGATAAACACCAGCATAACAACAAGAAAGATTATAAAGTTGGTGGGAATAATCATTTTGATATCTATATCTTCCGGAATATAGGAATGCTGGGAGGAAAACATCCTTTAGAAGTGATTACCATGAAAGACCTGTCAGCGCTGCATAAATTTGACGACTCCAAGTTGTTAACCGAACAAGCCAAAACAGCTGTAATTGCAGAATTTCTGGGTTTCATCCAGGGGGATCTGGATAAAAAAGATTTAAAATCAAATATTGACAGCCATTTGAATAGTGTGAAAATGATGTCGGCAGCTTACCTTTCGCATATTCAGCAGAAGGCAGCCGGAAATCTTGTGGCGAATATTTAG
- a CDS encoding NAD(P)H-hydrate dehydratase: MQKLINQQQMRSADVFTIKNLDISSIELMETASMAFVNEFVQEIKAIETPVNILCGKGNNGADGLAIARILQDKGYSSVAVYLIDFSEKETAEYQTNLNRLKDLWFPLTTVKTLEDLKNMKDGVIIDAVLGSGLNKPLSGAYAELATFINSLNLQVIAVDIPTGFPAEGVIAKTDHFIKADLVICFQRPKINFFFPESAAALNRFRVVSIGLDEEFIEKQASPYQLLEQHDIKDLIQPRKPFTHKGTYGHALIIAGQKETMGAAILAAKGCLYGGAGLTTLSIPESGLTALNTTLPEVMYLDRKELTSTASVLDKFKIIAIGPGLGTDAAIIELLKSLLMLKRPLIIDADALHLLGNDESLMKQLTEGSVLTPHMKEFDHLFGAHESWWARLETAREKAVELKCVIVLKNQYTFIIDQQGKVRINPTGNPAMGQGGMGDVLTGLIASLAAQGYKAIEAAYAACFIHGTSGDLLAVTRVSVKASAVAEHLPEVVKGLTR; this comes from the coding sequence ATGCAGAAGCTAATCAATCAGCAGCAGATGCGTTCGGCAGACGTATTTACAATTAAGAATCTGGATATATCTTCCATAGAATTGATGGAAACTGCCTCTATGGCATTTGTAAATGAGTTTGTGCAGGAAATAAAGGCTATAGAAACCCCTGTCAATATTTTATGCGGTAAGGGTAATAATGGCGCAGATGGATTAGCTATTGCAAGAATACTGCAGGATAAAGGATATAGCTCAGTTGCAGTTTACCTGATTGATTTTTCTGAGAAGGAAACTGCAGAATATCAAACGAACCTCAACCGGTTAAAGGATTTGTGGTTTCCTTTAACCACGGTTAAAACTTTAGAAGATCTTAAAAACATGAAAGACGGGGTCATTATTGATGCCGTTTTAGGGTCGGGCTTAAACAAGCCTTTGAGTGGTGCTTATGCAGAACTCGCTACATTTATCAACAGCTTAAACCTCCAGGTAATTGCAGTTGATATCCCTACTGGGTTTCCTGCAGAAGGTGTAATTGCAAAAACTGACCACTTTATTAAAGCAGATCTGGTCATCTGTTTTCAGCGGCCAAAAATCAACTTCTTTTTCCCTGAATCGGCAGCGGCCTTAAACCGTTTCCGTGTAGTGTCAATTGGTCTGGATGAAGAATTTATCGAAAAGCAAGCTTCTCCTTATCAGCTTTTGGAACAGCATGATATCAAAGACCTGATTCAACCCCGTAAACCTTTTACCCATAAAGGAACTTATGGGCATGCCCTGATCATTGCTGGCCAAAAGGAAACTATGGGCGCAGCAATTCTTGCCGCCAAGGGATGTTTGTATGGTGGAGCAGGTTTAACAACGCTTTCCATTCCTGAAAGTGGTTTGACGGCGTTAAATACAACGCTTCCTGAAGTGATGTATCTCGACCGGAAAGAACTCACAAGTACAGCATCCGTATTGGATAAATTCAAAATCATCGCTATTGGGCCAGGTTTGGGCACAGATGCTGCCATTATTGAACTGTTGAAAAGTCTGTTGATGTTAAAACGTCCCCTGATCATTGATGCAGATGCGCTGCATCTTTTAGGAAATGACGAAAGCTTAATGAAGCAATTGACCGAAGGTTCTGTTTTAACCCCTCATATGAAGGAATTTGATCACCTTTTCGGTGCGCATGAATCCTGGTGGGCACGTTTAGAAACTGCAAGAGAAAAAGCTGTGGAATTAAAATGTGTGATCGTACTTAAAAATCAGTATACTTTTATAATTGATCAGCAGGGAAAAGTTAGGATTAATCCAACTGGTAATCCTGCAATGGGACAAGGGGGGATGGGAGACGTATTGACGGGCTTAATTGCCTCACTCGCTGCACAAGGTTATAAAGCTATTGAAGCAGCTTATGCGGCTTGTTTTATACATGGAACGTCTGGAGATCTACTTGCTGTGACCAGGGTTTCTGTCAAAGCATCAGCAGTTGCTGAACACCTTCCTGAAGTGGTAAAAGGATTAACTAGATAG
- a CDS encoding pseudouridine synthase — MTNNNNRNSRDDKSKPGNRSTTGKGRSGADNAYKGKSKFGDKEGNEKSKFGAGKDNYRPRASKDGDDFKARPPRDGDSSFRPRPDRDGEAKSFSSRPPRDGDRPRAGRDGDAKSFSSSPPRDGDRPRAGRDGDAKSFSSRGGAGGKTFKPRAFKEGSSKEMPRNEGRSYIKKDNFSTDGERPFRTFDDKKSTSRSTDSRPFRKREEGAPAKPYSGAPRPFAEKAPVMRSRKESSYNTVDDGKIRLNRYIANSGICSRRKADELIAAGVVSVNGVPVSELGHKVDPGKDEVRYNGELLKREKKVYVILNKPKDYITTTDDPQERRTVMSLVEKASRERIYPVGRLDRNTTGLLLMTNDGDLADKLSHPKNGITKIYHVELSKSLSQGDLNKIQFGLELEDGIIKPDSVSYVAGGSKREVGIQIHSGKNRIVRRIFEHLGYEVVKLDRVVYGNLTKKDLPRGRWRFLEEHELIQIKHLIQ, encoded by the coding sequence ATGACAAATAACAACAACAGGAACAGTCGGGATGACAAGTCCAAACCGGGAAACCGAAGCACAACAGGTAAAGGCCGTAGTGGAGCAGATAATGCTTACAAGGGTAAAAGCAAGTTTGGGGATAAAGAGGGGAACGAGAAGAGTAAATTTGGTGCTGGTAAAGATAACTACAGACCAAGAGCCAGTAAAGATGGTGATGATTTTAAAGCAAGACCTCCAAGAGACGGTGATAGTAGTTTCAGACCAAGACCAGACAGAGATGGTGAGGCAAAAAGTTTCTCATCAAGACCTCCAAGAGATGGTGACAGACCAAGAGCAGGCAGAGATGGCGATGCAAAAAGCTTCTCGTCAAGCCCCCCAAGAGATGGTGACAGACCAAGAGCAGGCAGAGATGGCGATGCAAAAAGCTTCTCGTCAAGAGGTGGTGCTGGCGGCAAAACATTCAAACCACGTGCATTTAAAGAAGGCAGCTCTAAAGAGATGCCAAGAAATGAAGGCCGTAGTTATATAAAGAAAGACAATTTCAGTACTGATGGCGAAAGACCATTCAGAACTTTTGATGATAAAAAGAGCACTTCCAGAAGTACAGATAGCAGACCATTCAGAAAAAGAGAAGAAGGTGCTCCGGCAAAACCATATTCTGGTGCGCCAAGACCTTTTGCTGAAAAAGCACCTGTTATGCGTAGCAGAAAGGAAAGCAGCTATAATACTGTAGACGACGGAAAAATCCGTTTGAACCGTTACATTGCCAACTCTGGTATCTGTTCACGCCGTAAGGCAGATGAGCTGATTGCTGCAGGTGTGGTTTCTGTAAATGGTGTACCGGTTTCTGAACTGGGACATAAAGTAGATCCGGGTAAAGACGAAGTACGTTACAATGGCGAATTGCTGAAACGTGAAAAGAAAGTTTACGTGATCTTAAATAAACCTAAAGACTATATTACAACTACCGATGATCCTCAGGAACGCCGCACGGTAATGTCCTTAGTAGAAAAAGCAAGCAGAGAACGTATTTATCCGGTTGGTCGTTTAGACCGCAATACAACAGGTCTTTTATTAATGACAAATGATGGTGATTTAGCAGATAAGTTATCGCATCCAAAAAATGGAATTACTAAAATCTACCATGTTGAGTTAAGCAAAAGTTTAAGTCAGGGTGACCTGAACAAAATTCAGTTCGGATTAGAATTAGAAGATGGTATTATTAAACCAGATTCTGTATCTTACGTAGCTGGAGGTTCTAAACGTGAAGTAGGTATCCAGATCCACAGTGGAAAAAACAGGATTGTCCGCAGAATATTCGAACACCTGGGTTATGAGGTTGTTAAATTAGACCGGGTGGTTTATGGTAACCTGACCAAAAAAGATCTTCCACGAGGCAGATGGCGCTTTTTAGAAGAACATGAACTGATTCAGATCAAACATCTGATCCAGTAA